Proteins encoded together in one Haloarcula rubripromontorii window:
- a CDS encoding potassium channel family protein: protein MARTKRFVIAGGGRVGKQTAENLVEQGHEVLLIESDAERVEALSDAYIGPVIHGDATRPSILEQADLSEADAIAALTDEPGTNLAICMEAQQYAPSIRTIARAETETDQEYGEVVDATLLPEYLGGDYAADILTGEDIRTLVYPTADLDIIEVSVAPSAPVAGRRLDEIALPSGSLLISTGDRTELAGAETVLEPDERYILAVETDVVDEVLNLMRG from the coding sequence ATGGCCCGGACAAAGCGATTCGTCATCGCCGGCGGCGGCCGCGTCGGGAAACAAACGGCCGAGAACCTCGTTGAACAGGGGCACGAGGTACTACTGATCGAGTCCGATGCGGAGCGCGTCGAGGCGCTATCGGATGCGTATATCGGCCCGGTCATCCACGGGGACGCCACGCGACCGTCAATTTTGGAACAGGCAGACCTGTCGGAGGCTGACGCTATCGCCGCACTCACCGACGAACCAGGCACGAATCTCGCCATCTGTATGGAGGCACAGCAGTACGCACCCTCGATTCGGACCATCGCGAGAGCAGAGACGGAGACAGACCAGGAGTACGGCGAAGTTGTCGACGCAACGCTGCTCCCCGAATATCTCGGTGGGGACTACGCGGCTGATATACTGACCGGTGAGGATATCAGAACGCTCGTCTACCCGACCGCTGACCTCGATATCATCGAGGTGAGTGTCGCCCCGTCGGCTCCTGTTGCAGGGCGTCGCCTCGACGAGATCGCGCTTCCGTCCGGCAGTCTCCTGATTTCGACGGGCGACCGAACGGAACTCGCAGGCGCTGAAACGGTGCTGGAGCCTGACGAGCGGTATATTCTCGCCGTCGAAACCGATGTCGTCGACGAAGTGTTGAATCTCATGCGCGGGTAA
- a CDS encoding haloacid dehalogenase type II — MPFDPDRVTTVTFDSYSTIVDVEAAQKALADRVDDPRPVSRLWRSRSLAYTFLANQIDAYKPFYEMNRDALQYALDVHGVDITTEERDEILAVYHELDVFDDVRDGMNKLYDAGYDLYVVSNGNPEMLDSMVDFAGIGGLLEDTVSADEIETFKPAAELYRHAADRTSTEIGEIAHVTAGYFDVYGAMHAGMQGVWVNRDDGPWDSFAGEPDLTIGSFHGLHERLL, encoded by the coding sequence ATGCCGTTCGACCCGGACCGCGTGACGACGGTTACGTTTGACTCGTACAGCACCATCGTCGACGTCGAGGCGGCCCAGAAAGCCCTCGCCGACCGGGTGGACGACCCCCGGCCGGTGTCCCGGCTCTGGCGCTCCCGCTCGCTGGCGTACACGTTCCTCGCGAACCAGATCGACGCCTACAAACCGTTCTACGAGATGAACCGCGACGCGCTCCAGTACGCCCTCGATGTCCACGGCGTCGACATCACCACCGAGGAGCGCGACGAGATTCTCGCCGTCTACCACGAACTGGACGTGTTCGACGACGTTCGTGACGGCATGAACAAACTCTACGACGCCGGCTACGACCTCTATGTCGTCTCGAACGGGAACCCCGAGATGCTCGACTCCATGGTTGATTTCGCCGGTATCGGCGGCCTGCTCGAAGACACCGTCAGTGCCGACGAAATAGAGACGTTCAAGCCGGCGGCGGAGCTGTACCGTCACGCAGCGGACCGAACGTCGACTGAAATCGGGGAGATCGCCCACGTCACTGCAGGCTATTTCGACGTGTACGGGGCGATGCACGCCGGGATGCAGGGCGTCTGGGTCAATCGCGATGACGGCCCCTGGGACTCGTTCGCCGGCGAGCCCGATCTCACCATCGGGTCGTTCCACGGCCTTCACGAGCGACTACTGTAA
- a CDS encoding amino acid permease — protein MSEEDLAKDLGPLAALTIGVGTMIGAGIFVLPGEAILKAGSLASVAFILGGVIAMFTALSASELGTAMPRSGGAYYYVNHALGPMFGSVAGWANWLGLAFASAFYMVGFGRYIARIFGLSGSVGVGPISLTVVKLIALVGGAFFVFINYVGAKETGRLQNIIVVLLIGILTVFTLLGTLRAEPSNLPAATDVVTTLETTGLIFVSYLGFVQITSVAEEIKDPGKNLPRAVIGSVVIVTVIYALVLVIMSAAVPQGFIADIISSDAENPIAVVEVGSYIQGAVMGGALLFGGLLATASSANASILASSRINFAMGRDRIVTPALNEIHPRYGTPYRAIGITGGLILLFIIIGDLTLLSGAASGLHLIIYGLLNVALIVMRYVNPEEYAPDFVVPLYPLLPILGVVLSFALLVFVASDALLLSFGIAAAAILWYGFYARSRTEKQGILSKHIISRSDEMPDAAVSAAAGVQPDGGQYRVMVPLANPAHEQDLITLASAIAKQRGGTVIATHIVTVPDQTALSAAADRSDEIDKSSQQLLDQAREDAETFGVDVETHTILSHKSYEAIFDAARTQTADLVVMGWGPDAHGSPGRAESAMDELTETVPCDFLVLRDRGFDPSRILLPTAGGPDSELSAAIAKLLQSEYGSDVTLLNVDDDREAGKQFLQEWAAEQGLEDAERLVKSGDVETAIRNAATDSTLLLIGATEEGLLRRLVSKSLVLDVVDDVECSVLLAEKRRERGLLERLF, from the coding sequence ATGAGCGAGGAGGACCTTGCCAAAGACCTCGGGCCGCTGGCGGCGCTGACTATCGGCGTCGGGACGATGATCGGTGCGGGTATCTTCGTCCTCCCGGGCGAGGCCATCCTCAAGGCCGGGTCGCTGGCGTCCGTGGCGTTCATTCTGGGCGGCGTCATCGCCATGTTCACGGCGTTGTCGGCTAGCGAACTCGGCACGGCGATGCCGCGTTCAGGCGGGGCCTATTACTACGTTAACCACGCGCTCGGGCCGATGTTCGGCTCGGTCGCCGGCTGGGCCAATTGGCTCGGGCTGGCCTTCGCTAGCGCCTTCTACATGGTCGGGTTCGGCCGGTACATCGCCCGCATCTTCGGCCTCTCCGGCAGCGTCGGCGTCGGCCCAATATCGCTCACCGTCGTGAAGCTCATCGCACTCGTCGGCGGCGCGTTCTTCGTGTTCATCAACTACGTCGGAGCCAAGGAGACCGGGCGGCTACAGAACATCATCGTCGTTCTGCTCATCGGCATTCTCACCGTGTTCACACTCCTCGGGACGCTCCGGGCCGAGCCGTCGAACTTGCCGGCCGCTACTGACGTGGTTACGACTCTGGAGACCACAGGACTCATCTTCGTCTCCTATCTCGGCTTCGTCCAGATTACGAGCGTGGCCGAAGAGATCAAAGACCCCGGAAAGAACCTTCCGCGTGCAGTTATCGGCAGCGTCGTCATCGTGACTGTCATCTACGCGCTCGTCCTCGTGATTATGAGCGCGGCCGTTCCGCAGGGGTTCATCGCGGACATCATCAGCTCCGACGCCGAGAACCCAATCGCCGTCGTCGAGGTCGGGAGCTACATTCAGGGGGCCGTAATGGGGGGTGCGCTCCTGTTCGGCGGCTTGCTCGCCACAGCGTCCAGCGCGAACGCCTCCATCCTCGCGTCCTCACGCATCAACTTCGCGATGGGCCGTGACCGGATCGTCACGCCGGCCCTCAACGAGATACATCCCCGCTACGGGACGCCGTACAGGGCAATCGGCATCACCGGCGGCCTGATTCTCCTGTTTATCATCATCGGGGATCTGACGCTCCTCTCGGGCGCTGCGTCGGGCCTGCATCTCATCATCTACGGATTACTCAACGTCGCACTCATCGTCATGCGGTACGTGAATCCGGAGGAGTACGCGCCGGATTTCGTGGTGCCGTTGTATCCGCTACTGCCGATTCTGGGAGTCGTGCTCTCCTTTGCCCTACTGGTGTTCGTCGCCAGCGACGCCCTGTTGCTCTCGTTCGGCATCGCCGCCGCGGCGATACTGTGGTACGGGTTCTACGCTCGCTCGCGCACGGAAAAACAGGGCATCCTGTCGAAACACATCATCTCGCGGTCCGACGAGATGCCGGACGCGGCCGTCAGCGCGGCCGCCGGCGTCCAGCCCGATGGCGGGCAGTACCGCGTGATGGTCCCACTGGCCAATCCTGCACACGAACAGGACCTCATTACGCTCGCCAGCGCCATCGCCAAACAGCGCGGCGGAACCGTAATCGCGACCCACATCGTCACCGTCCCCGACCAGACGGCGCTTTCGGCTGCCGCCGACCGATCCGATGAGATCGACAAGAGCTCACAGCAACTGCTCGATCAAGCTCGCGAGGACGCCGAGACGTTCGGCGTCGATGTCGAAACGCACACCATCCTCTCGCACAAGTCCTACGAGGCTATCTTCGACGCCGCCCGCACACAGACGGCGGACCTCGTCGTAATGGGATGGGGGCCAGACGCGCACGGCTCGCCCGGGCGGGCGGAGTCTGCCATGGACGAACTCACAGAGACGGTCCCCTGTGACTTCCTCGTTCTCCGCGACCGCGGGTTCGACCCCTCGCGCATCCTGCTCCCGACAGCCGGTGGGCCGGACTCCGAGCTGTCAGCCGCCATCGCGAAACTGTTGCAGTCCGAATACGGGTCCGACGTGACGCTGCTCAACGTCGACGACGACCGCGAGGCCGGCAAGCAATTCCTGCAGGAATGGGCAGCCGAGCAGGGCCTTGAAGACGCCGAGCGCCTCGTCAAATCCGGCGATGTCGAGACCGCGATCCGGAACGCTGCCACCGATTCGACGCTGCTCCTCATCGGCGCGACCGAGGAGGGCCTACTTCGCCGGCTCGTCTCCAAGTCGCTCGTGCTGGACGTTGTCGACGACGTGGAGTGTTCCGTCCTGCTGGCGGAGAAACGCCGCGAGCGCGGCCTCCTTGAGCGGCTGTTCTGA
- a CDS encoding DMT family transporter — protein MNPYALLGAAIVSELLGTTSLKLSEGFSRPVPSLGVVVGYGLAFYLVSLTLEDLPIGVVYGTWAALGIVGVAAIGTVVFDEPIDLPGAVGILLIIIGVYCVNVISEMSAH, from the coding sequence GTGAATCCATATGCCCTCCTCGGAGCCGCGATTGTGTCTGAACTGCTCGGGACAACGTCGCTGAAACTCTCAGAAGGATTCTCACGCCCTGTCCCCAGTCTCGGCGTCGTCGTCGGCTACGGCCTGGCGTTCTATCTGGTATCGCTGACGCTCGAAGACCTCCCCATCGGCGTCGTCTACGGCACCTGGGCCGCGCTGGGAATCGTCGGTGTCGCGGCAATCGGGACTGTCGTGTTCGACGAGCCTATCGACCTCCCCGGTGCCGTCGGGATATTGCTCATCATCATCGGCGTGTACTGTGTCAACGTCATCTCGGAGATGTCTGCGCACTGA
- a CDS encoding universal stress protein translates to MSSEPTDEGLLTHVLLPVTDENDALATAEALEPYAPSTVTALHVVEKGGGVPDKTPVEQSEELAEEAYAAVRTVFPDAGEHTAYGRDVAETIFEAAEEVDASAIAYRSRGGNRLMQFLSGDVSLKLVTNSDRPVIALPREGGT, encoded by the coding sequence ATGAGCAGTGAGCCCACGGACGAGGGTCTCCTCACCCACGTACTTCTTCCCGTCACTGACGAGAATGACGCGTTGGCGACGGCGGAGGCGCTCGAACCGTATGCACCAAGCACCGTGACCGCCTTGCATGTCGTCGAGAAGGGCGGTGGCGTTCCGGACAAGACGCCGGTCGAACAATCCGAGGAACTGGCCGAAGAGGCGTACGCTGCCGTCCGGACAGTGTTCCCCGACGCCGGCGAACACACCGCGTACGGCCGAGATGTCGCGGAGACGATCTTCGAGGCCGCTGAGGAAGTAGACGCCAGCGCCATTGCCTATCGGTCCCGTGGCGGGAACCGACTCATGCAGTTTCTCTCCGGTGACGTCTCCCTGAAACTGGTGACAAATTCGGACCGTCCCGTCATTGCCCTCCCCCGAGAGGGTGGAACATGA